The Oxyura jamaicensis isolate SHBP4307 breed ruddy duck unplaced genomic scaffold, BPBGC_Ojam_1.0 oxyUn_random_OJ61825, whole genome shotgun sequence genome segment ggggacaccccgaggggacggggacacctggggacagggacaccccgaggggacagggacaccccgaggggacggggacacctggggggacagggacaccccaaggggacggggacacccccaggggacggggacaccccgaggggacggggacaccccgaggggacagggacaacccgaggggatggggacaccccgaggggatggggacacctggggacagggacaccccgaggggacagggacaccccaagggatggggacacctggggggacggggacaccccgaggggacggggacacccccaggggacggggacacccccaggggacggggacaccccGAGGCTTGCACGGGAAGGGCAGATATGAGGGTGGGGGACACTGCGGGGACACTGCGGGGGGGACCCAGGGGACCAGAAAGGTGATGGGAGAAGGGGGGACGCTGGTGGCCGGGGGGGTGACACCCAGGTGACCCCCCAGGGGTCAGAGGGACCCCCAGGgtctcggggggggggggggaggggggggacacccCCAGGCACCCAGGGTGGGATACGGGACAAAGGGgacccgctgcccccccccaggTGACAAAAGGGACCCCGGGGGGGGaccccggggacccccccccaccccgaggTGCCCCCCCGGGGGTCCTCACCTCGATGTTGCCCCCCACCCGGGCCAGCAGCGGGGGCAGCGGTTTGTCCTTCTCGTTCCGGAGCTGCCGCTTGGACTGGCGCCGGCCTGGACGGGGACATCGCTGTCACCCCCCCGTGACACCCCCCCCGTCACCCCCCCAGGGCACCCAGGAGCCCCCCCCNNNNNNNNNNNNNNNNNNNNNNNNNNNNNNNNNNNNNNNNNNNNNNNNNNNNNNNNNNNNNNNNNNNNNNNNNNNNNNNNNNNNNNNNNNNNNNNNNNNNGGGGGGGGGCACTCACCCTCCGGCCTCTCATCGAagtcctcgtcctcctcctcggAGCCCACCGAGTACTCGGACTGGttgtctggggggggggggggggggggtccgcccccccccgggcccccccccgggggcccccaATAGGGCCCCCACGGCCCCCCGGGCCCCCAAACCGCCCCCTGGGACCCCAAATACCCAGGTGCCCCCCCAAGGACCCTCAGATGCCCACCCAAATGCCCCCTAAAagcccccctgccccaaatGCCCCCCGCGTGCTCCACAGCCCGGCTCAGagccctcccagtgcctcccagtctgtcccagtgcctcccagtgccccagAGGAACATCCCAGTAACCTCCCAGTGCTTCCAGTTGCCTCAGAGGCACTCCAGTCCTCTGGGTTGTGGGTGCCCTGCGCATCGGGACTCCCCCCGGGTGCCTCCCagtctgtcccagtgcctcccagtatcCTCCCAGTCCTTTCTGGTGCCTCCTGAGGCATGcaccagtgcctcccagtgtTCCCAGTTGCCCTGCATCCACCTTGGTCCTTACGGTCGTGAGCATCAGCACTTCCCCCAGCGCCTCCCAACACCCTCCCAGTGTATCCCAGTACCTtcccagtacatcccagtgcCTCCCCCATGTGCCCCAGTACCTcaccagtgcctcccagtgctctCAGCTGCCCTGCACCCACCTCAGTTCACTAAGCTCGGGTGCTCAGAGCACCTGGACCCCTCCCAGTAACTCCCAGTATGTTCCAGTatcctcccagtgcctcccagttccctcccagtgcctcccagttccctcccagtgcctctcAGTTCCTTCCCAGTGCCACCCAGTGCCCACCTTGGTCCTCCTGGGCAGAGTCGTCGTAGTTGACCTGCTTGCCCTTGACCAGCTTGTGCACCAGTTCTACCCCAGTgcttcccagtgcctcccagttcttcccagttcctcccagttcttcccagtccctcccagtccctcccagtgcctcccagtgccctcccagCGCCCACCTTGGTCCTCCTGGGCAGCGTCATCATAGCCGACCTGCTTGTGCATCCGCTTGCCCTTGCCCAGGTTGTGCACCAggtcctcctgctgcctcccagtccctcccagtgcctcccagtgcctcccagtgccctcccagtccctcccagtgcctcccagtgcccaCCTTGGTCCTCCTGGGCAGCGTCGTTGTAGTTGACCTGCTTGCGCACCCGCTTGCCCTTGCCCAGGTTGCGCGCCaggtcctcctgctgctgctcgtAGTGGTGCCGCAGCAGCTTCTCCCAGTAGTCGGGGTCGACGTTCTCCTCCTGCTTGATGATCTCCCGCTCGATCTCCTCGATCTGCCGGAGGAGGCACCGTGGGTTGGATCGTCCCCGTGGTCCCCATCATCTCCGTCCCCGTGGTCCCCATCATCTCCGTCCCCATGGTCCCCATCATCTCCGTCCTCATGGTCCCCATCATCTCCATCCCCGTGGTCCCCATCATCTCCGTCCCCATGGTCCCCATCATCTCCGTCCCCATGGTCCCCATCATCTCCATCCCCGTGGTCCCCATCATCTCCGTCCTCATGGTCCCCATCATCTCCATCCCCGTGGTCCCCATCATCTCCGTCCTCATGGTCCCCATCATCTCCATCCTCATGGTCCCCATCATCTCCATCCCCATGGTCCCCATCATCTCCATCCCCACGGTCCCCACCATCTCCGCCCCCACGGTCCCCACCATCTCCGCCCCCACGCTCTCCACCATCTCCACCCCCATGGTCTCCTCCCCATCACCTCCATCTTCTTTATCCCTatcatccctgtccccatcatCCCATCTCCACCTCCACTGTCCTCATCATCTCCATCATCCCCCATCATCTCCATCCCCATCATCTCTATCATCTCCATCATCTCCACCTCCATTGTCCCCATCACCTCCACCTCTACTGTCTTCATCTCCATCCCTATTGTCCCCACCATCTCCATCATCTCCATCAGCTCCACTGCCCCATCATCTCCATCATCTCCACCTCCACTGCCCCCATCACCTCCATCATCCCCATCCCTGTTGTCCCCACCTCCATCATCTCcaccgtccccatccccatcatCCTTACCAACTCCAACACCTCCATTGTCTCCAGCATCTCCATTACCTTCATCCCCATTGTCCCCATCACCCCAAAGGTCTCCATCCCCCATCATCTCCATCATCTCCATCTCCCTTGTCCCCATCACCTCCACCTCCATTGTCATCATCTCCTTCCCCATGATCTCCAACCTCTTCatccccactgtccccatccTCTGCATCCCCATGAtctccaccacctccacctccacTGTCCTCACCATCTCCATCATCTTCATCCCCATCATCTCCGTTATCGTTACCCCTACTGCCGCCATCTTCTCCATCCCCATGGTCTCCACCATCTCCATTTCCATTCCCCTTATCTCCTCCACCTCCACTGTCCCCATCAGCTCCATCACCTCCATTCCCGTTGTCCCCACCTCCACCatccccactgtccccatcTCCCCTGCTTCCATGGTTCCCTTGTCCCCgtttttcctcctccatcaTCCCCATCCTCACCACCTCCATCTCCTTCGTCCCGTCCCCACCTCCACGTCTCCATCACCCCCATCATCTCCGGCTCCATCGTTTCACTCGGTCCCATTTCCCCCCTTCCCGTTCCATCACCTCCATCATCTGCATCTTCATCGCCCCCATCCCCCCATTCACATCCCCAACGTCTCCATCATCTACATCTCCACCATCCCTGTTTCCGTTgtccccatctccatccccattGTCATCATCCCTGCCTCCATCACCTCCACCCCATCATCTCCATCGCCCCCATTCCCATTGTCCCCACCATCTCCGCTGTCCCCACCCCCACCACCTTCATCTCCATCatccccactgtccccatccccaccatcCCCATCACATCTGCCCCCATCatccccactgtccccatcTCCATCACCTTTATCTCCATCATCCCCACCATTCCCACCTCCATCGTCCCCACCCCATCTGTGTTGTCCCATCACCTCCANNNNNNNNNNCACCTCCATCGTCCCCACCTCCATCGTCCCCACCTCCATCGTCCCCATCTCCATCGTCCCCACCTCCATCGTCCCCACCCCATCTCACCGCACCATCTCCGGTGTCCCATCACCTCCATCATCTCCACCTCCATCACCCCCACCCCATCTCCATTGTCCCATCACCTCCATCACCCCCACCTCCATCGCCCCCGCCCCATCTCACCGCACCATCTCCGGTGTCCCCATCATCCCCATCACCTCCACCGTCCCCACCAAGCCGCCGTCCCCCCTTGtgccgtccccgtccccgtgcgCACCTTGTCCTCCTCGCGCACGACGTACTGCGCCACCTTGAAGGAGCTGAGGTACTCGTTCATGTTCTGCACGTCGGCGTCGTCGGTGGCGTCCTGGTTGCGATCGAGCAGCCGGGCGATGGCCTCGTTGTCGTAGTGGATGACGCTGCTGTCCTCCTCCTTGTTCTCCCCTGCGCCGGTGACACGCCGCTGACACGGCCTGGCGTGGCCTGACTTGGTCCAGGACGGCCCAGCATGGCCCAGCGCGGCCCAGCGTGGCCTGACGTGGCCCAACGCGGTCCAACGTGGCCCAGCATGGTCGAACGCAGCCCAGCATGCTCTGATACGGCCCAACATGGTCCAACGCGGCCCGACACGGCCCAGCATGGTCCTATGTGGCCCAACACGGCCCAGTACAGCCCAGCATGGTCCCACGTGGCCTGACACAGCTCAACACGGCCCAACATAGTCCAAGGTGGCCCGACACAGCTCAGCATGGTCTGACACAGCCCAGTGTGGCCTGACACAGCTCAACACGGCCCAACATGGCCCAACACAACTCAACATGGCCTGACACAGTCCAACATGGTCCACCGTGGCCTGACACGGCCTGACACAGCCCAACATGACCCAACGTGGCCCGACACAGCTCAACACGGCCCAACGTGGCCTGACACAGCTCAACACGGCCCAACATGGCCCAACATGGCCTGGCACAGCCCAACATGGCCCGACGCAGCTCAACACGGCCTGACACAACTCAACATGGCCCAACGTGGCCTGATACAGGTCTACATGGCCCAGTGTGGCCCAGCACAACTCAACATGACCCAGTATACTCCAGCACAGCCCAATACGGCCTGTCACAGCTCAACATGGCCCAGTATGGCCCAGTATGACCTGACACAACTCATCATGCATGACCCAGTAAGGTCCAACACAGCCCAGTATGACCCAATATGGTCCAACATAGCTCAGCATGTGAAGGTATGGCCCAACATGGCCTGACACGGCCCAGCATGGACCAGTGTGTTCCAACACAGCCCAGTATGGCCTGTCACAGCTCATCGTGGCCCAGTACAGCCCAACATGGCCTGACATGGCCTAACACAGCCCAGTATCTCCTGATACAGCCCAACATGGCCTGACACGGCTCAGTGTGGTCTGACATGGCCTAACATGGCCTGACATGTCCCAACACAACTCAACATGACCCAGTATAGGTCAACACAGCCCGGTATGGCCCAGGATGGTCCAACACAGCTCAGCATGTTCCAGGATGGCCCAATATGGTCCAATACAGCCCAACGTGGCCCGATATAATCCAGCATGACCCAATATGGTTCAACACAGCCCAGTATGGCCCAGGATGGTCCAACATAGCTCAGCATGTCCAGGTACAGCCCAACATGGCCTGACACAGCCCAACACAGCCCATTATGGTCCAACACAGCTCATGATGGTCCAATA includes the following:
- the LOC118158946 gene encoding chromodomain-helicase-DNA-binding protein 3-like, encoding MSLLTSRPCPLPPWCCSTRLPPPCPRSDTSPSLQAFSRAHRIGQANKVMIYRFVTRASVEERITQVAKRKMMLTHLVVRPGLGSKAGSMSKQELDDILKFGTEELFKDENEGENKEEDSSVIHYDNEAIARLLDRNQDATDDADVQNMNEYLSSFKVAQYVVREEDKIEEIEREIIKQEENVDPDYWEKLLRHHYEQQQEDLARNLGKGKRVRKQVNYNDAAQEDQDNQSEYSVGSEEEDEDFDERPEGRRQSKRQLRNEKDKPLPPLLARVGGNIEVRTPGGAPRGGGGSPGSPPGVPFVTWGGAAGPLCPVSHPG